One segment of Chionomys nivalis chromosome 3, mChiNiv1.1, whole genome shotgun sequence DNA contains the following:
- the Csta gene encoding cystatin-A produces the protein MIPGGLTEARPATPEIQEITDKIREKLEEKTNEKYEKFEATEYKSQVVAGVNYFIKVDVGNGNYIHVKVFQGLPGQDEDLVLSGYQTNKTKDDEITYF, from the exons ATGATCCCAGGAGGCTTGACAGAGGCCAGACCAGCCACGCCAGAAATCCAGGAGATTACTGATAAG ATCAGAGAAAAGCTAGAAGAGAAAACCAAtgagaaatatgaaaaatttgAAGCCACCGAGTATAAAAGTCAAGTCGTCGCTGGAGTCAATTATTTCATTAAG GTGGATGTCGGCAATGGTAACTACATACACGTGAAAGTCTTTCAAGGTCTTCCCGGACAAGATGAGGATTTGGTGCTTAGTGGTTACCAGACTAACAAAACCAAGGATGATGAAATCACCTACTTCTAA